tcactcttcttgatgcagtAGAAACACTTTTCTATTTCCTCAGCACATGTTAGAAAGTGCTGATGTTGAATCCCTTAGTTGAAAGGATGTATCCAATTTGCTTTCAAACATGTGATGTGGGCACCTAAGTCACTAAGGTGGTCTTGATAGTTTCACACCAGGCCTAAAGCTGTTTCTGTAGTTACCCACTGAATGACTTCTTCCCCACTTCAGCACACTTCCAGTTATCTTTGCATGCAATTCTCATTCCTTTTCCCAGTTCCCTGTCCAGGTGACTGCATTCACGTCCAAGTCTCTTTGAATGAATTTCAAGTAAGAATTTGTGAAGTACTGCCAAATGCCTTTACTGGACTCCAGATATTACTTTATCGactaattttgcttttttattttaaaacccaTAAATGATCAGTTTtatttggtgtgttttttctttgtcctACAAATCCATGGCATTTTGTTGAACATGATTCAATTATTAAGCACATAATTCAGGACCCACTGGAAATTTTTGGAGCTTTTTACAAAATTCCGTGGACCTTGGATCAGGTCTTAAGTGTTTACAGATTACttgtgcttctttttttttttccctaggaatTGTAAGAAAAAATTATGGGATGTGAACTACTAGTTTACTCatattcttcttctttttgtcttttttactgAATTGCTATTGTTTCCAATAATAAAATCACTAAGGAACTTTATTATTATCTTGGTACATAAAAGCATTTGACCATGTGCTTGGCTTTAAGCACAGAATTAATCTTACTACAAAAAATCTTAACCTCAAGAAAGCTATTCTCTTTTAAATTGGGCATACACTTTAAGAGCTATTTTGGATCAAGAACTATACAAGCAGACTGAGTGAACTACGTCCACTTAAATGTGGCCTAAACTGTGGAAATGGGTCTCAGTGAatcctgtgtattttttttgaaGAATGAATCTATAAACCACTCTCACAGAGATTATTAGAAAAGACTCACTAAATATTTTAAGCATGAAAATCTCTCTGACAGCAGAATTTCATCCCAAGCTATTATACTTTATTTTCATGGGAAAGGAATGGATTTTACAAGAGAGTAATCAGAAAGGAAcgactttaagaaaaaaaagaaaaattgatatTACCAAAGGCCAactgatctttttttctctgattttgaCTTTCCAGTGAATTTCTTGATATTAGTTTTTATGCCATTTGTTGCGCTCACACCTCCTGAGCAGTAGTTCTTCACTTAAGAGCTTTCACTATTCCCACTAAGTAGATCATTGCTTGAGACAGTGAACTATTTAGTAAACACTTCGTGGAATAATTAATTACTTTACAGCTGACAGAAGTGGACACTTCAGATTATGTTTAGGGATTGTAAAATCTTTGGCATTTATGAAGACTCTACAGAAAAgcagacaaagagaaaaatctcagagAAATTTTCAAAGGCCACAAAGTCAAGCTTTGTGCCCTAGTTTGTAAATTTGTTAATTACTGAAGACTCATAATAGCTACAAAATTCAGGATGTGATGCTTACTCAGAATGAATCATTACAGTTTATTTCACATTGTAGTTCTGAAGTGTTTCTAATATAGTAAAGTTGTATTGTTAATTAAACTCAATATCTGCGTACTGAAAAATACTAGGGAAAGACAATTGAAGTCTTGTGTGAATTAAAAAAGAACTTGAGCACCTTGGTTCATCAGGACTTGATTCTTTGTTTTAGCTGACATtaaattgctttgttttatctAAGCAGATTTGTTTCTGAACATCTTCACTGAGTTTGTAGAATGTACATGCTACTTTAATTTTCCAGTACAACTTGCGTAGGCAATAGTTATGcattttataatttatttctgAGTGCCAATACCTGAAAACTTAACTTTTACTTCTTTCCCATAATTTCTTCAAGTAAAACAAGGCCCAATGAAGTTACATCTGAAGCAAGAAGTAAAGTTACTTTTGTGGTGGTTCTCAGGGGAGACAAATTTATCTGATGCCACTGGCTTTACCTAGTGAGCTACACTGAGTCACTATGAGATCTGACAATATATATCTCCATGCAGGGCAGATGTAACTCAAAGCTCCTACAGCATAGAAATGTAGCTCCCCTGCAATATAGCAGGTTAGATCAATTGGTATTCATCATATAGCTGTGCAGGCAGTAGCTACATGGTATATAGAAATTGAGATTCTGATCAGTCATCTGCTTTAAAATGTCATAGGAATAATTCTAAGCTTTACTGTATCAGTAAAAACAGGGACCAATCCTATTGAGGTCAGACATTGAACCTGTGTGAGGTTAGAATAAAATATCTATTACTTGTATGTGTTGTGGTTCCCCCTAAAACTACACAGATGACTTAATCCCTTTGCACTATTcagattgtatttttttctgtatagtCTGGATGCCAGTGAAGCTGTTCAAGAGTAAATATTGCTAAAAAAACCTCATCCACTTTTGCTGTCTTCTTTAGTCTTTCACTTTGTGTGAACTGGGTACAAACCATTGCAGCATCGCTTTAATAATTCTTAAACCTGGTTTACAAAATGGCTGTGTCCATCATTCCCTTCAAAGATTCCAAGGGCCTGTTTTAGGATCAGCCTGTGAGGTGATGGAGTTGACCTCATGCTCTTTTTGCCCAGCTGTTGTGAATGGGATTGTGCCCTTTATTTTTGTGCCACTGACGAACCCCGGTCTCCATGGCATTTattaaaagagaggaaagagacacagagactgctgagcctctctcctcAATCAAGTCATGGTACTGCAGTGCCCCTCTTTCTACTCATATATAAATACTCCCCACAGTAGGATCTATGTCAGCAGTCTTCACCATGCATTTTTGTAGTGAAACACCACCAAGGTCGTAAGATGAAACCTGAAGGGAAAACAGAACACTGAATGGCTCTACTAAAGGAaaactttcctctttctgtctAATTTCTGTTCTCCAGAGTCCTCATATCCCTCTGAGAAAACTACATGCTGTAGGCCTTTCTCAGGAACCCATATCTTTCattgctgtggaaaaaaaacaacagaaaaacatggGAGTTTGAGACAAAATTGTTCCCATGAGAACTCCCTTTTGCATAATTACTGTTATGTGATTATGGTGGGAGAAGGTCGTTTTTTCACCTTTACCCTCGTCTAGAGGGAGTAAAGCCCTAGGACAAGTACCATGTCCTGATGCCAAGTCTCAGGAATCCAAGACTGCCAAGATTATTGACCTAGGGCATATGTGCCTCCGAGTCAGATCCTGAGATCATGGTGTCTGCACAATCTATTTTATGCATTTGAACAGTATGATATTGCAAAAATTATTCCCCTACCTGTTCCCCTTCTTCTACTGTTCAACTCTCCAGACAGACAGTTTTTACCTCCTCAAGACTTCAAGCTTTGGTCCTTGTGATACCATGGTGTAGACACTCTGATTGTGGCAGCTAAGCTCTCGCTTTCCAGAACAGAAAAATTTCCTCCCTTGGAAGTTTTTCCTCAGGACATAAGTTCAGAGATCATGCTCTGACCTGTGACTTGGCTCATATATTGGGGTTATGGTGTATACTCTGTCAGCAGTGCAGATACGAGCAAATTTCTATCTTCTGAACTTAATGGGAATCACATTTAGTAGATTTGTGCAATAACAAagttgaaaaaaattacactctGTACAAGTAATGGGCTGTGTCACATACAAATCTGACTCTAGGTATTTGTAATAACTTCACAAaaattcaatattttaaaacatgtttaatCGCTGAGCCTGAGAAATAGATTCAATCACTTTCATACCTTTGGTTTAACTGTCTTCTGTACAAATGTGTGACTTTCAACTTTTACATAGCCTAGCAATTTTAGAGCCATATTTCTGCTCCAATATCCACAAAGACTGCACACCTCTACACATCTACAACCACTAAGTTCAGGTGCTTACTATACAAAATACcatgtgtaaaaaaaaatcaggatttgTATTAAAATTCCTTTCTCAGATACTGACACAAAAATAGGAATCAACTAGACACAGTATTTTACTGTATACTTCCATTTacagggctttttttcttttgtaaattgCTGCTAAATATAGGTTTACTGCTCATATCAGACActtaaaaacttattttaaaacttaaatcCCTGGAACTAGATAAAGTAATGTACGATATTTATGACACTAGTTTTAAAATCTAGACTTCTTCTGTGTGATGGAGAACACTTTTAACTTAGGCCTTCCCTTAtgcatttaaatttaatttaatacCTTTTGAGCCAAATTCTTCCCTCACTTACAACTTTGTAGTCCCAGGTACTGACAAAAGGGGCTGCACAGGGTTAACAGAGAGCAAGATCTCATCATCTGTGCTCAGTGAGCATAGTTAATTCCTAATCAACTCAGTGGAATTGGCCACAACTAATagaggtttttcttccttttgaattCATGTTTCAGATGATctaatggtatttttttaactCATCTTATAGCAGGAAAGTTTTTCATCTAATGTCATAGTTGAACAATCTCTCTTGCTTTCCTAAATCTCTTTAagattctatgtttctgtgtttgCCACCCAGCAATTATGACTCCATGTATTTTTCAACCcttactttccttttctcccaagctccatggaaatattgTTGCTTAGAGAAATGCAGCAttcttctgccttcttccttGGCAGCCTTTCCTGGAAACATAAGTGGTTTTTTGCCAGTTGGTCTCAATGTAAGTTAGAAATAATGGAGCTGGTTTATCAATGATGCTTCCTGCTCCCTGTGACAAAGGTGAAAAGTAACATCATGCTGTTTTTTTTATAGAGGGGATAATGACATGCTACAACCAGAGAATCTTGTTACAAGTAGCCTGTCCGGATTCACATAAAGCACACTTGCAGGCAGGCAAAAAAATGCAGCTGAGAAACTGTTCTTTTGTCAAAGGTCTATCATACATCTTAGCCCTTAGACATGCAGAAAGCAAGCCTTGATTATGCAGCCTACAGCTCAAGACTGAAAGCAAAATGGGAGATTGTGAAGGTGGATGTAAGGATAGCATAGGGATGCCTCACTCACTTTTTGCTCTTTTGCATCTCAAACATGATTTAGAACAGCCTGGTCACGATGTCACCTAATCATGTAGTTAATGGTTCCAAAATAGGACTCTATGATCAAAATGTCTGGAAAAGTGAAGTCATGCCATCAAAAGGCCAGTTCTGTAGTGAAAATATGACTTTCAGGTGCCACTGGCTTCAAGGctcaacaacaaaagaaaggagaaatctaTATTTGAGGACCTTCATGGAAAACATTACCATTTGCTGTTCATCAGAGGCAGCAAAATAGCTAGCaattgcaaaaaaagaaaaaaaaaagaaagaaataaaattatccaGCTCATGGATGTAATActttttggaaaaaatacattttttgccACAAAGTCAAATAATTTAACTGGGAATGTCGTTGTTGAGCCCTGCAACAACCTGCACAGAACTACAGAACTGCACAGACCTACAGACGTAGCAAGTGACTGACTTTCCCAGGAAAGTTTTTGTTATCCTGATATTGCTTGAGTTTTTTTACACCACATCTGTGCTTGCTTCGTCATTCTGCCATCTGCTGTAACAAAATACAGgcaaagcatttcagaaaacaaCCCCTCCACACTTTAAAACACTCCTACCCAGAGAACAACTTTTTACTTCTCACAAGCTGTAGTGCTTAGTatccactcctcctcctcctccttcctcattCCCCCACCACCACGTGCATGATGAATTACATACACATACCAAGCATGGAGAACACAGAATCCCATTGATTTTGCCACAATGTTTCTATTAAATGAAATGAATGGTTATGCGCTTTACTTCACTGCTTAAATGTATTTGCCGAAAGGTCAGAAATAGCAGGTCATTATcattaaatttttaattttagaacTCCCAATCAGATTTATTTCCTGTTTGGTATTGTCTGAAAATACACAGAGTACAACCAAATGAAAGACTGATTGCTAAAGCATTGAAATAACAGAATATGAGGAGAGTGGTTTTGAGCACATACTGTATAGTCCAGTCAAGGTTTCTTCCTGGTGCAGCCGCACAAATCTCTTGGTAGCAGTAAACTCTCTGCACAGACTTCATTCCTGAACATATGTTCAAAGGtgataaaataaatgcagatgGTTTCACAAAACCTCAGTGGagcatttttttactgttactaAATGGATTGTAaaaaaactaggaaaaaaaaaaaggacaaaatacaGTTTGACAGAGACAGGCAACTTCAGAATAGCATTCAGTCGTTTGGGAGAAGAGCTAAATAATACGTGTGTTTATAATGATGTATTGACAAAACAATATTGATAGAGCATCTGAGTTGCCTAATGGGAGTGAGTTTAAGAACACTTAAAATAGCATTGCAAGTtggatatttttcttaattacttAATATGCATACGAAAAAGTTGGATAGGAACTTTGAATTCATTGTGCCATGACAATAAAACCATCCCCGCTAGAGTGAAAACAGAATTAGGCCTTAACAAATTTATTACAGGCTTTGTTTACAAACTTGTTACAAAATTATACAGCATCTTATGGGTACACAGGATTTACAAGAATAAGTAACTGATGTGTGTGATTGTTCTGCTCTCTGGTTGAGATCTGCAGGTTTTTCTTTGCTCGGGGCCTGATCCAGCTTCAGCTGGAGAAGGTGAGAATTTTTCCATTGACTTTAGTAGAAACTGGATCAAATCCAAAGGGTAACACTTCCGTTCATTGTTATACTGCAGTGGGAAAGAGGCAATTGATCTAATAACCTTACATACCATGCTTCTTTCTCATTTAATGTGTTTCAGATGACAGGCACTGTATTTACTCTGATACATTTTTTGCTGGCTGCTTGTAAAATACTTGGTGCATTGGTAGAGTCGAAGACCAATTCCTGTTGCTGGATTTATGGTGGAAAACTACAGTGTTCTTTGAACGTGTAAAGATTGAACCTTCCTTGATTTTCAGTGAGCAGAAATAAAGGCATCAGGATCAGCTCTGATGTTGTTTACATTGCTGTAAACCTACATTCTCTCACCTGTCTTCAATAGAATTTATCTGGATTTACAGAGATATAAACAAATGTGTCATCCACACTGTAGGGATAAAGTAGTTTATGATTAATGGGATTTAACCAAACTAAGTTAGTCTTTTTACTTCATCTTCTCATACAGAGAGAGACATATGCAGCATACTGAAACATGGAGATCATTAGAGTTAATGATCCATGACAATATCTGCTCTCAATTACTCATGGCATGTGAAAATGATCTTTATTTGGGAATTTAGGGTGTAAAATTAGTCTTTCAACTTGCAAAAAATTTCAGTAGAGCAGGACTCTGAAAAGTATACTTGTTTCCCCAAGCAGAAAATTTAGCCAAAACTCTCTTGCTAGCAAAAGCCCTGTTGAaaatttgtgtatgtgtgtgtttgctgaATAAGGGGAATGCTGCAAAAATTTTTGTCAGATCTATCAGAGACTGAATTCCTTGTTATTTTACATCTTCACTTTCCTTTCAATGACTACTTTGGTATTGAACCTCTAAAACTGTTACTGCTTGAAGCAAAGTTAGTGTGAAGTGATGATATTTCCTGTGAGGTAAATACCCCGGACTCATGTTGAAAACTGAGAAGGCTCTCAAAACCTTTGTTTACAGCCTTCCCTGCAGAATTTATACCTACACATTGTAACCTGGCTTTCAGAGATGCTGCTATTCCAGTGCTTGGCCTCAAGAGTGACCTGTCCTGTTCTCTGGTGACTTTATGACATGTAACACTCTCTGTAAGGGATTATGGGAGACCACACAATTTGCTGCCCGTGATGACCTGTTGCAGATTTGAAGCTAGTTCTCCAGTAGTGAAAGCTGTGTGAACAAAGGCGTTCTGCAGCCTAAATTTTGAGTGCTCTGATCTCATTTTCACTTGTGATCCTGAACACACTACAACAGTGAATGCTGTAATGTAAAAACCTAAAACCACTACAGCTGTAATGCTTTTTGAATGCCTGTCATTTTTCATCCCTGGCTGTGTGTTAAGATCTAACACACAGATTACACATGCAGTCCAGTCTTAATTCTGTTGATAGCCATGACAAGACTCTCAGTTACTTTTATGAGAGTGGGATTCCATCCAGGGCATTATACAGCTAATGCATAATAGAACATCTCTTCAAGTAGTGTAATTATTACTGGCCCCAGTGGAGCTACATGACAATATAAAAGAAGAGTTTGAGGTATATATATGCTAGCACATTTGTCTGTCCTAAGTAACAACTCACCTGTATAATTGAAGGTTTTCATTATAACTATGAACTACTTGGATTTTAGTCACCATACTGCTAAAAAAGATCTCTTATTTCACTTCCCTATGAAAGGTATCAGGTTTGTCAAGCAGTTCTACACATTTTTCCCTCTGTGATAAATGGAGAATGCATTGTAGAGGAGGACACCAGCTTCATAGGGGTGTGCAGCATTTATATTCACAAGATATCATATCTTTAATGCAATTTGCAAGCCAAGGGCTCTTTTAAGGTTAAAACACCAGAAGTTTTGCTTCTAATTTAAAAACTTAGACAGAGAGGAATGACCTAACAACAAAGGCAGAAGATAATTGATTCATGTGAGGAGGCAGAGGCTGATCACAAGAAATTGTAAATTGTGACAAAATCACTTTTTATGTATTGTATTAAAGATTCATTTAGATTCTTGGCTTTGGTAAGATTCTGCTACAAAtatattagatttttttctttttttttttttccttccatgacAAACTGGCAACATTAGAAACAGTTGCAAAACAAATGTGCTTCAAAGACATAAACAAATGTTACTGGATTATTACCAGTCAGTCTGAAATGTTAACAGAGGGAAATAAGTCATTTCACTGGCAAAACTGGCATAATGCATAGTAATTGTAATTTATGACTACTTGATGCTTGTAATGTTGACCTCATCTGCAGTCTACAACAGGTACTTTGGTCCATTTTCATTTTGGCAGTAAGGAGTTAACACTGCATCCAATTTAATGTAAATGTATAGAATGGGGAATATAAATATGTACACAACTCTTGACATTGATCTGATTTTTAACAAGTTTACTAAACGACAGTCACTGACTTGACAAtactgaattaaaaatattgattttacaCAGATTTTACAGTAAGGTTATGGTATGCTGCCAAGAAGCAGTGTCACAAATATAGGCTAAAAAAACCTGGAGTCGCCCACAGCAGAGGCACATGCCCTTTGCTCTTGTTTATTGAGAGAGAAAGCTTATATACTGTAGATTTGCTGAAGTTTAATAAATAAGGTCAACTTATAATATATAAAACAATATAAACATTTATATGCTACATGCATATCATATAATTTAAAGTAATAACTTATATAGCAAAGAGATGCAGAATTATGTTCTTCCTATTTTCCTTGacaatgcacacacacaggaggTGTCTATTCTTATCCATCTCCAGCCTACCAGtttattgttttctgaagtCAGTGCTCTAACATAAGTTTGGGACGTCTTGCATTGGGAGTTCCAGTGCTTGTCATCAATGCCACGGCAGCCGTTTTTTACAGGCTTGGCTTCTTTACACCTTGTTTCATAAAAGTATTGCTTAACTGGAGAGTTGCCTGTTTTAATTTCTCCCAGAACAGTTACCTGGTGTCCTCTAATGTCAATTGCAGATGATTTGTCCGTGACCCACAAACTTTCACTGTCACAAACGGAATATTCCCCTCGGTGGCTCTTGTGCTCTGCGTACCTTTTCCGCCGGGAGGTTCTGTTCACCACCACTGAATTTCCAATATAATCCTCCATGAGGTACAGCGGTGGAGGTTCCAGAGGCGTGTTGTCACTCAAGAGGACTCGGGGAGAGTTGTAGCGTCTCTGCTGCCGTAAGAGGTCTGTATCCATTGAGATAACTGGCTGGAAGTCTGATTTCACATTTTCATCTCCATCCATGTCTTGCTGAGTGTCTGCTTTCTGCACTGTGTTTTGGTAGTTTTCCTTAATATCTACCATCTGCTTAGAAagcttgtttttcaaaatgtctGCCTGAATGAGTTTAATAATAAGAGAATTAATTGAATCTTCTGGCAGACTCCTTTGATCCATGTTGGTAGACTGGATACCACGAAGATAAGCGAGAAATATCACATAAAACAAGATGGACATCACCTTGTTCACCTGTAAGAtctgcaaagaaacagaaagataaCATAAAAACCAAGAAAGTTTACTAGAAGCTGTAAACATGAAAATTCAGAGTTGGTTTTATGAGTCCTGCGCTTTATCGATACAGACAGGCAATGTGTTTCTTTGAAGATGGTATTTTGTTATCCTTTTTAATGAGCTCAactcttttctgattttttttttccccagtgttttATGTGTATTTCATACACCTTTCAGTATGACCttactttttccctttccatgcATAGCGGCATATATGTCAGTTAGGTCATTTCTCTACAGAGGTAGGTAGCTCTTGGGATAATATGTCCAGGTATTGGCATCAGAGGGAGACCAAGTTACTTTtgcagaatttattccacaggGTGGTTTGGTTTAAAACTTGAAAGATTATGCAGCATAGTAGACTATGTAACAGTGTAAACTGAAGAATTTCTGTCTTTACTAAGGGTTGTCAAGTTCTGTGTGTAGGATCCATCAAATTCCTCTTCATCAAATGGCTTATGTTTACCGTATGAGTATCATCATACAATGGAAAATAAACACTGTGCTTCAATagctctttctgtctttctcattCACAAAGGGAAAGGATGCAGTCAAACAGCAAAGTGagatttcttgtatttttaacttcagaaagcagcagttACTCTTCTTCAACACAAGTGAGAAATTCAGATGGATCCACAGATCATTTTGTAGCAGTTGTCTGCAGGTATGAGGCctgtgttttgggttgtttttaatgaagttcCTTCATTCCATTTACAAAAAGTGGAACAAAATTGACAGTAGTTAAAAATATTCAAGGACGTATAGAGGGGACACCTAACCTCTGCCACACTCCACCCCCTGAAATGCAAGAATCTTGTTCAAAAGGATCAAAATGAACTTGAgatcaagattttgaaaactggaCCAGAGTCCAGTGCTTCTCTGTACTGTACTTTGTAATGCACTGCTCTATGTATATTCTTTTAATATGCTTGTaattctgtcttctgtgcatCTTCTAGAAGTGCATTTGTAATTTATCTTTAAATCTTTCTGTCATCCTGTTCGTTTAGTTGAGGACTGTGAGCATCCACCCAAGaagatgtgggttttttttatagatATGTGTATATTTTGTATTTACACTTACatttaaatcaaattaattttcagtgtAAAATACTAAATCATGGAAGCAAACAATTAACTTTGAAGCACATCTGTTTTATAAAATTGTTGCACAAATAGTGGATTGaaggagaaaatattaaatgcaTACTAGAGTACTCTCATACCATGAAGTAAGCCCTGGCTGCAGTACTGCTTCAGGTGACTAAGAACAGTCTTGAAACTGATTCTTCTGCAATTTAAACACATCCACCACATCAGACCAGTAGCACTCTCAGATGAATGCCCAGAGTTATGGAGCATGGAACAGATGCAGTTGGAAGGATTCTCAGGATCATCTGGTACAATCTCACTGTTCAAAGCTGGGTCAGCTAGAGCAGCTTGCACATGGCCGTGCTCCACCAGGTTTTTAATATCTCTGTGGATGGACACTCCACCACCACTCTAGGTGACTTATTCCATGACTTATaccacccttacagtaaaaaagcaTCTCATGTTGCAGTAGTATTTCCTACAtctcagtttgtgcccattgacTCTTGTCCTTTTATGGATTGTCCTTTAGAAGAGTCTGGCTCTATTGTCTTACTCTCTCCCATCATGTTTTTCTACATATCAGTAAGATCctcctgagccttctccaggctgaattgCCCCCACTCTCTCAGCCTCTCGTCATATGACACATCTTcatcccttaatcatctttgtggacACACTCCTATATGTTCTTATCTTTAttgtactggggagcccagaagtggatacagcactccagatgtggtctcaccagtgctgagttgAGGGGCAGGAtcccctcccttgacctgctgatgATACTCTGGGTAACTGTGTTTTTCCCAAAAGAGATTGGAGAAACGTCAGACCTTTGAATAGAAAATTTTCCgcttaaaaaaaagtcaccattttctgtttaaaaagccaaatcactttaagaagacaaagaaaaaaaaaagaaaaaaaaaaatccctatccACTCTAAGTAAAACTCCTTTTAGCAACAGTGAGTCCCCACTTCATAGTTTGGAACTGCAGCAAAATCAGAGCTACCCTCTGTGGATGTGTGATCTGTCCTTTTATGGacaagaaatgtgttttctccATTCTCAGTTTGTCACAGTATGAGTTCACCTAAATCTAGACTGTTGCTTGCAGCAATGttatgctttggaaaaaaaaatctaagattTTCAGTTACCATACAATTACTATCATACCTAAATAAATACTAGCTTAATGTAGACAGATCTCAGAGCCCAGACATGCTGTACAAAAAGACCTCTTCCTGTGCAATTTGGTCTTCCCTCagtaaattatttacttttaagaacagtaaaaatattataaaacagATGTCATTCAGCATATTTTTACAGCACTCAGAAGAGCTAATGCACACATAGTATGACATACAAGTCCAGAGGATGGTGAGCAAAGGTCTGACAATGCTCAGCTCAAAAACTGAAAGCATTATTCATGCCAACATGCAGCTGCATGTAATCACTGGTCTGCTTAGTTTCAAATCGAAGTGGTACTAGCAAAATACACAAGTTGGAGCAGGTGATGAGGTGGGAAAAGTAAGACTGGAGTTCCTGCAGACTCTCTTTAATGTCATGCTGCACACAAAAAGGAAGGGATAGGGATCTCAGAATTAGACTAgttaaactattttttcttttctgtggagGAAACCATGGGaaaaatgtttacaagtatTTTTCTGAACCTGACGTAAAATGCTGTTAAATTACTCTGAAATTTGAGTTGTAGTTTGGTTTGCACTTGGCAAAGTATttgctgcaaaaataaaaatgattcaGAATCAATCTCTATGTTTTCCTGAAGAGTTTCAGGATACAAAATTTGGAGAGGAAATGCAAATGCTTTGTAAGATAACAGTTTTCAAGTTCCTCCAAGACAGTTCACCTAGGAGGTTTGTAAGTGCCATGTCCAGAAAGTTGAGTACGTGACTCAAAATTTTCAGGCTGTTCATGAAGTCCAGCACCCCAGAATATGCTTAAGGCACTATTGCAATTAGGAGAAATTGATATTGCTGGGAAACTACAGTTGGCTTATTGCCTTGGCTCTATATTTGAGTAAAATTGTGTTGTAGGGCTCAGCAATATTGATTTTGATAAACAGCTCTTTGTCCAATATGGAACTTTGTGACTAACTAAACTGAAGATAATTTGCAATTTGtacctcctctactctgcctttgtgagatcacatctggaatactgtgtccagttctgggtccctcagttcaggaaggaaagggagctgctggagacagttcagcgcagggccaccaaaatg
Above is a window of Colius striatus isolate bColStr4 chromosome 1, bColStr4.1.hap1, whole genome shotgun sequence DNA encoding:
- the NTF3 gene encoding neurotrophin-3; the encoded protein is MSILFYVIFLAYLRGIQSTNMDQRSLPEDSINSLIIKLIQADILKNKLSKQMVDIKENYQNTVQKADTQQDMDGDENVKSDFQPVISMDTDLLRQQRRYNSPRVLLSDNTPLEPPPLYLMEDYIGNSVVVNRTSRRKRYAEHKSHRGEYSVCDSESLWVTDKSSAIDIRGHQVTVLGEIKTGNSPVKQYFYETRCKEAKPVKNGCRGIDDKHWNSQCKTSQTYVRALTSENNKLVGWRWIRIDTSCVCALSRKIGRT